A window from Solanum stenotomum isolate F172 chromosome 7, ASM1918654v1, whole genome shotgun sequence encodes these proteins:
- the LOC125870115 gene encoding F-box/kelch-repeat protein At3g23880-like translates to MMRWALTKSGLEIKRSQNLETHLNFTSDFTSSLTRISLISSVGGIGNSKLKGVFELVVEILLKLPIKSLLKFKCVSKSWLALISSSEFVKTHLRLNANNKEYTHHKVMMRCISNYGFKSCSLTSLFNESRVTEAKDLDYPTKSYGLERDRYDVFIVGSVNGLICLVNDDKELLLWNPSIRKYKKLPYPKTSLPLQGDPRRAYGFGYDEVHEDYKVVIFNEIETNMIREFEVKMYSLKSDSLRVGVLGSDLSVLCNCNMLLVDV, encoded by the exons ATGATGAGATGGGCCTTGACAAAATCAGGGCTAGAGATTAAACGAAGTCAGAATTTGGAAACACACCTGAATTTCACAAGTGATTTTACCAGTAGCTTAACTAGGATTTCATTGATAAGTTCTGTTGGCGGAATAGGGAATTCAAAgcttaagggtgtgtttg AACTCGTCGTTGAAATCCTCTTAAAGCTTCCAATAAAATCCCTCTTGAAATTTAAATGCGTTTCGAAATCTTGGCTCGCTTTAATCTCTAGCTCTGAATTTGTCAAAACTCATCTCCGTTTAAATGCTAATAACAAGGAATACACTCACCATAAGGTTATGATGAGATGTATTTCTAACTATGGTTTTAAAAGTTGTAGTCTTACCTCTTTATTTAATGAGTCTCGTGTTACTGAGGCAAAAGATTTGGATTATCCCACCAAATCCTATGGATTGGAGCGAGATCGATATGATGTTTTTATTGTAGGTTCTGTCAATGGATTGATTTGTCTTGTCAATGACGACAAGGAATTGCTTCTATGGAATCCGTCAATTAGGAAGTACAAGAAATTGCCTTATCCTAAAACATCTCTGCCTCTGCAAGGTGATCCCAGGCGAGCATATGGTTTTGGATATGATGAGGTCCATGAGGATTACAAGGTAGTTATTTTCAACGAGATAGAAACTAACATGATTCGTGAGTTTGAGGTCAAAATGTATAGTCTGAAGAGTGATTCTTTGAGGGTAGGAGTATTAGGAAGTGATCTTTCTGTCCTTTGTAATTGTAACATGCTTCTCGTAGATGTTTGA
- the LOC125870384 gene encoding protein HESO1-like isoform X2 has translation MATVYRVKVIRKRAERHERKRMQNYKVQAERLSAFEELLNEIYTVCRPKPRDYEVRRDLISAFNEIAKDIYGCSGNVPVVEEFGSFVMDLFHSKSDLDLSVNFDSSSVQFSHEKRIQTLRKFARKLYALQRYGHVSGVHPITAAKVPVLKVVDCGTKVECDISVENRDGVSKSKIIHMICSLDERFQKLSFLMKAWAKAQNINSSKDKTLNSLSVILLVAFHLQTRNPPILPPFSAILEDGSDPDSVAKSLKKFVNYGKGNKESVAELLVTLLIKLLSVEKLWAKGLCASTYEASWQSKTWDSKVCCISVEDFTDRSQNVARAVGKGEVKRIYKCIQRTSEYISAFMDGLVGIPKLKSQLFGNAAPFQEVSETGNIKEDGNIITLPCRDIKNKEDQSKEGQNGSQLAIPSEPVATKRKWSTEGWEGLTSVSGGKSKGKWSTEGWEGIRSASWGQSKEDGGPADSPWSKGKWSTEGWDGIRSGSWEQPKEDDGPPDSPWSKGKWSTKGWGKASSANWGQSNGDSVPPDSILTKRKRSEETRGGTSSVQWLGKSDTKSWPKRKHNSKYAPKAKW, from the exons ATGGCCACAGTGTATCGAGTTAAAG TTATTCGTAAGAGAGCAGAGAGGCATGAACGGAAGCGAATGCAAAACTATAAAGTGCAGGCAGAGCGACTTTCTGCATTTGAAGAATTGCTTAATGAGATTTATACAGTTTGCCGCCCTAAACCAAGGGATTATGAAGTCAGGAGAGATTTGATTTCTGCTTTTAATGAGATAGCAAAGGATATCTATG gATGTTCTGGTAATGTTCCTGTTGTGGAGGAGTTTGGATCTTTTGTAATGGATCTATTCCATTCAAAGAGTGACCTAGATCTATCTGTTAATTTTGACAGCAGTTCAGTTCAATTTTCGCATGAGAAGAGGATTCAAACTCTCAGAAAATTTGCAAGGAAGTTATATGCACTTCAAA GATATGGGCATGTTTCTGGTGTTCATCCAATAACAGCTGCTAAGGTGCCTGTTCTGAAAGTTGTTGATTGTGGAACGAAAGTTGAGTGCGATATATCAGTTGAAAACAGGGATGGAGTTTCAAAGTCTAAGATAATCCATATGATTTGTTCTCTTGATGAAAGGTTTCAGAAGCTGAGCTTTTTG ATGAAAGCTTGGGCAAAAGCGCAGAATATTAATAGCTCAAAAGACAAAACTTTGAACTCATTATCTGTAATACTTTTGGTTGCTTTTCATTTGCAG ACACGAAATCCTCCAATACTACCGCCATTTTCTGCCATATTAGAAG ATGGCTCTGATCCTGATTCGGTGGCGAAGTCATTGAAGAAGTTTGTGAACTATGGGAAGGGGAACAAAGAGTCAGTGGCTGAGCTTCTAGTTACACTGTTAATCAAG TTATTGTCGGTTGAGAAGCTATGGGCCAAAGGACTATGTGCAAGTACCTATGAAGCATCTTGGCAATCTAAAACATGGGACTCCAAAGTTTGCTGCATCAGT GTTGAGGATTTCACTGACCGGTCTCAAAATGTTGCAAGGGCGGTTGGGAAAGGAGAAGTAAAACGGATATACAAGTGTATCCAGCGTACCAGCGAATACATTTCTGCTTTTATGGACGGTCTGGTCGGAATACCCAAATTAAAGTCTCAGTTGTTTGGCAATGCTGCTCCCTTCCAAGAAGTTTCTGAGACAGGGAACATTAAAGAAGATGGAAATATAATCACTCTTCCTTGTAGAGATATCAAGAATAAGGAGGATCAAAGTAAAGAAGGCCAGAACGGAAGTCAGTTGGCTATACCATCTGAACCTGTTGCGACAAAAAGAAAATGGTCTACCGAAGGTTGGGAAGGATTAACTTCAGTGAGTGGGGGAAAGTCAAAAGGAAAATGGTCTACTGAAG GTTGGGAAGGCATACGTTCAGCAAGTTGGGGACAGTCCAAGGAGGATGGGGGACCAGCCGACTCTCCATGGTCAAAAGGAAAATGGTCTACTGAAGGTTGGGATGGCATACGTTCAGGGAGTTGGGAACAGCCCAAGGAGGACGATGGACCACCTGACTCTCCCTGGTCAAAAGGAAAATGGTCTACGAAAGGTTGGGGAAAAGCATCTTCAGCTAATTGGGGACAGTCAAATGGGGACAGTGTACCACCAGACTCTATCTtgacaaaaaggaaaagatcagAAGAAACCCGGGGAGGAACTTCTTCTGTTCAATGGCTGGGAAAATCAGACACGAAAAGTTGGCCCAAAAGAAAGCATAACAGTAAGTATGCACCTAAGGCTAAGTGGTAA
- the LOC125870395 gene encoding probable indole-3-pyruvate monooxygenase YUCCA10, with protein MVNFSKQEVEVVVVGAGPSGIAISACLNNFGIKNVVLEKEDCCAYLWKKKTYDRLNLHLAKGFCSLPFMPHTTSTPKYLSKNEFIQYLDKYVEHFSIKPNFQTCVELAFFNSEEGKWNVKSRNLASGDLEVYACNFLILATGENNEGYIPKMVGIEKFEGEIIHSSDYKSGQKYKEKNVLIVGSGNSGMEIAFDLSNYGSHASIVVRSPIHVLTREMVYIAMLMLKYLPVSLVDTVIAKYAKFKFGNLAELGIPQPEEGPFSVKISKGRSPVIDVGAIDKIKLGQIKVLPEISEIRECTVVFDNGDEHQFDAIIFATGYKNVATKWLKDYSSIFLEDGTLINWKGENGLYAAGFSKRGIAGISMDAIAIADNIKTVRGDKI; from the exons ATGGTGAATTTTTCGAAGCAAGAAGTTGAAGTTGTTGTAGTTGGAGCCGGTCCATCAGGAATAGCGATTTCAGCTTGCTTAAATAATTTCGGTATCAAAAATGTTGTGTTAGAAAAGGAGGATTGTTGTGCTTATTTGTGGAAGAAAAAAACCTATGATAGACTTAATTTACACTTAGCTAAGGGTTTTTGTTCATTACCCTTTATGCCACATACAACTTCAACCCCgaaatatttgtcaaaaaatgagtttattcaATACTTAGACAAGTATGTGGAGCATTTCAGTATCAAACCAAACTTTCAAACTTGTGTTGAATTGGCGTTTTTCAATAGTGAGGAGGGTAAATGGAACGtcaaatcaagaaatttggcTAGTGGAGATCTGGAAGTGTATGCCTGTAACTTCTTAATTTTGGCTACAGGGGAAAATAACGAAGGTTATATTCCAAAGATGGTAGGGATTGAAAAGTTCGAAGGCGAAATTATTCATTCAAGTGACTATAAATCCGggcaaaaatataaagaaaaaaacgtATTGATTGTTGGATCAGGAAACTCTGGAATGGAAATAGCGTTTGATCTTTCAAATTATGGAAGTCACGCATCGATTGTTGTTAGAAGCCCA ATTCATGTTCTAACAAGGGAGATGGTGTATATTGCAATGTTAATGCTAAAATATTTACCAGTATCTTTGGTTGATACTGTAATTGCAAAGTATGCCAAatttaaatttggaaatttggcaGAATTAGGAATACCACAACCAGAAGAAGGCCCATTTTCTGTTAAAATATCAAAAGGTAGATCTCCAGTAATTGATGTTGGTGCCATAGACAAGATCAAACTTGGACAGATAAAG GTACTTCCTGAAATATCGGAAATAAGGGAATGCACAGTAGTGTTTGACAATGGAGATGAACATCAATTTGATGCAATCATTTTTGCTACTGGATACAAAAATGTTGCTACCAAATGGCTAAAG GATTATAGCTCAATATTCCTTGAAGATGGCACATTGATAAATTGGAAAGGAGAGAATGGGCTCTACGCTGCTGGATTTTCAAAAAGAGGCATTGCGGGTATTTCAATGGATGCTATAGCTATTGCCGATAATATTAAGACTGTCAGAGGAGACAAAATCTAG
- the LOC125870393 gene encoding F-box/kelch-repeat protein At3g23880-like has protein sequence MEFHVYEASNQHPKRRKPINHGKDSIFITPFYLPFELINKILLNLPVKSLMKFKSVSKSWLFLISSAEFINTHLSLSVNNKDFKRHKLILRFDPPYCSLQDCSFSSLFSCSVTEAFDLDYPVKNCNKFLSIVGSVNGLICVAIEEKYLFIWNPSISKCNKLPDSRASMNGNSCYMYGFGYDEIHDDYRVVTGFRSWNSCKVDIYSVNKDSWRSIDDFPSGVLFMKSGVFVNGKLHWAYSDVQSVISYDAWSVISINLPDGKWGKVEQPCYGKGVFDFTMGVLGGDLSVFCNYERIRADVWVLKEYGVKESWTKMFTINLPYDPVGYQCCPLFCLSNKGGILFQFGSTFMIYNPKDDSIRYSEITCYNAFYEAYIYIESLVWPISTKPRMQQQPRLEKLR, from the coding sequence ATGGAATTTCATGTATATGAAGCTTCAAATCAACACccaaagagaagaaaacccataAATCATggtaaagattcaatctttataaCCCCTTTTTATCTGCCATTTGAGCTCATCAATAAAATCCTCTTAAACCTACCTGTAAAATCACTAATGAAATTCAAGTCTGTTTCAAAATCTTGGCTTTTTTTAATCTCTAGTGCTGAATTTATCAACACCCATCTCAGTTTATCTGTTAATAACAAGGATTTCAAGCGTCATAAGCTTATATTGAGGTTTGATCCACCTTACTGTAGTCTTCAAGACTGTTCTTTTAGTTCTTTATTCAGTTGTTCTGTTACTGAAGCATTTGATTTGGATTATCCTGTGAAAAACTGCAATAAGTTTCTTTCGATTGTGGGTTCGGTTAATGGATTGATTTGTGTTGCTATTGAAGagaaatatttgtttatatggAATCCGTCGATTAGTAAGTGTAACAAATTGCCTGATTCTAGAGCTAGTATGAATGGGAATTCATGTTACATGTATGGTTTTGGATATGATGAGATTCATGATGATTATAGGGTAGTGACAGGTTTTCGAAGTTGGAATTCTTgtaaggttgatatatatagtGTAAATAAGGATTCTTGGAGAAGTATTGATGATTTTCCGAGTGGGGTGTTGTTTATGAAGTCGGGTGTTTTTGTGAATGGGAAACTTCATTGGGCTTATAGTGATGTTCAGAGTGTTATTTCTTATGATGCTTGGAGTGTCATTTCTATTAATTTGCCTGATGGGAAATGGGGAAAGGTGGAGCAACCTTGTTATGGCAAAGGAGTTTTTGATTTTACGATGGGAGTTTTGGGAGGTGATCTTTCTGTGTTCTGTAATTATGAGAGAATTCGTGCGGATGTGTGGGTTTTGAAGGAGTATGGGGTTAAAGAGTCTTGGACTAAGATGTTTACTATCAATCTTCCCTATGATCCCGTAGGTTATCAATGTTGTCCATTGTTTTGCTTGTCAAATAAAGGTGGAATTTTGTTTCAGTTTGGATCAACTTTCATGATTTACAATCCCAAAGATGACTCGATAAGATATTCAGAGATTACCTGCTATAATGCCTTTTATGAGGCATACATCTACATTGAAAGCCTAGTTTGGCCCATTTCGACGAAACCAAGGATGCAACAACAACCAAGGCTAGAAAAACTTAGATGA
- the LOC125870384 gene encoding uncharacterized protein LOC125870384 isoform X1, with the protein MATVYRVKVIRKRAERHERKRMQNYKVQAERLSAFEELLNEIYTVCRPKPRDYEVRRDLISAFNEIAKDIYGCSGNVPVVEEFGSFVMDLFHSKSDLDLSVNFDSSSVQFSHEKRIQTLRKFARKLYALQRYGHVSGVHPITAAKVPVLKVVDCGTKVECDISVENRDGVSKSKIIHMICSLDERFQKLSFLMKAWAKAQNINSSKDKTLNSLSVILLVAFHLQTRNPPILPPFSAILEDGSDPDSVAKSLKKFVNYGKGNKESVAELLVTLLIKLLSVEKLWAKGLCASTYEASWQSKTWDSKVCCISVEDFTDRSQNVARAVGKGEVKRIYKCIQRTSEYISAFMDGLVGIPKLKSQLFGNAAPFQEVSETGNIKEDGNIITLPCRDIKNKEDQSKEGQNGSQLAIPSEPVATKRKWSTEGWEGLTSVSGGKSKGKWSTEGWEGVRSASWGQPMEDGGPADSPWSKGKWSTEGWEGIRSASWGQSKEDGGPADSPWSKGKWSTEGWDGIRSGSWEQPKEDDGPPDSPWSKGKWSTKGWGKASSANWGQSNGDSVPPDSILTKRKRSEETRGGTSSVQWLGKSDTKSWPKRKHNSKYAPKAKW; encoded by the exons ATGGCCACAGTGTATCGAGTTAAAG TTATTCGTAAGAGAGCAGAGAGGCATGAACGGAAGCGAATGCAAAACTATAAAGTGCAGGCAGAGCGACTTTCTGCATTTGAAGAATTGCTTAATGAGATTTATACAGTTTGCCGCCCTAAACCAAGGGATTATGAAGTCAGGAGAGATTTGATTTCTGCTTTTAATGAGATAGCAAAGGATATCTATG gATGTTCTGGTAATGTTCCTGTTGTGGAGGAGTTTGGATCTTTTGTAATGGATCTATTCCATTCAAAGAGTGACCTAGATCTATCTGTTAATTTTGACAGCAGTTCAGTTCAATTTTCGCATGAGAAGAGGATTCAAACTCTCAGAAAATTTGCAAGGAAGTTATATGCACTTCAAA GATATGGGCATGTTTCTGGTGTTCATCCAATAACAGCTGCTAAGGTGCCTGTTCTGAAAGTTGTTGATTGTGGAACGAAAGTTGAGTGCGATATATCAGTTGAAAACAGGGATGGAGTTTCAAAGTCTAAGATAATCCATATGATTTGTTCTCTTGATGAAAGGTTTCAGAAGCTGAGCTTTTTG ATGAAAGCTTGGGCAAAAGCGCAGAATATTAATAGCTCAAAAGACAAAACTTTGAACTCATTATCTGTAATACTTTTGGTTGCTTTTCATTTGCAG ACACGAAATCCTCCAATACTACCGCCATTTTCTGCCATATTAGAAG ATGGCTCTGATCCTGATTCGGTGGCGAAGTCATTGAAGAAGTTTGTGAACTATGGGAAGGGGAACAAAGAGTCAGTGGCTGAGCTTCTAGTTACACTGTTAATCAAG TTATTGTCGGTTGAGAAGCTATGGGCCAAAGGACTATGTGCAAGTACCTATGAAGCATCTTGGCAATCTAAAACATGGGACTCCAAAGTTTGCTGCATCAGT GTTGAGGATTTCACTGACCGGTCTCAAAATGTTGCAAGGGCGGTTGGGAAAGGAGAAGTAAAACGGATATACAAGTGTATCCAGCGTACCAGCGAATACATTTCTGCTTTTATGGACGGTCTGGTCGGAATACCCAAATTAAAGTCTCAGTTGTTTGGCAATGCTGCTCCCTTCCAAGAAGTTTCTGAGACAGGGAACATTAAAGAAGATGGAAATATAATCACTCTTCCTTGTAGAGATATCAAGAATAAGGAGGATCAAAGTAAAGAAGGCCAGAACGGAAGTCAGTTGGCTATACCATCTGAACCTGTTGCGACAAAAAGAAAATGGTCTACCGAAGGTTGGGAAGGATTAACTTCAGTGAGTGGGGGAAAGTCAAAAGGAAAATGGTCTACTGAAGGTTGGGAAGGAGTACGTTCAGCGAGTTGGGGACAGCCCATGGAGGATGGGGGACCAGCCGACTCTCCATGGTCAAAAGGAAAATGGTCCACTGAAGGTTGGGAAGGCATACGTTCAGCAAGTTGGGGACAGTCCAAGGAGGATGGGGGACCAGCCGACTCTCCATGGTCAAAAGGAAAATGGTCTACTGAAGGTTGGGATGGCATACGTTCAGGGAGTTGGGAACAGCCCAAGGAGGACGATGGACCACCTGACTCTCCCTGGTCAAAAGGAAAATGGTCTACGAAAGGTTGGGGAAAAGCATCTTCAGCTAATTGGGGACAGTCAAATGGGGACAGTGTACCACCAGACTCTATCTtgacaaaaaggaaaagatcagAAGAAACCCGGGGAGGAACTTCTTCTGTTCAATGGCTGGGAAAATCAGACACGAAAAGTTGGCCCAAAAGAAAGCATAACAGTAAGTATGCACCTAAGGCTAAGTGGTAA